In one Deltaproteobacteria bacterium genomic region, the following are encoded:
- a CDS encoding hydrogenase maturation protease: protein MDWSKMFTSRVVVFGCGNVLYGDDGVGPACVAALEHDPELPEDVGLIDAGTSIRALLFDLCLGETGPDRVIVVDAITESGRRPGEVFEVDLDRMDRKKIPYFSMHQFPTTNLLKDLRDKTGTDVRVVVVQAESIPEAMYEGLSPAVRESFSDLLSLVKSLAMPRGSDTVR, encoded by the coding sequence ATGGATTGGTCCAAGATGTTCACCAGCAGGGTGGTTGTTTTTGGCTGTGGCAACGTGCTCTACGGGGACGACGGCGTGGGCCCGGCCTGCGTGGCCGCACTGGAGCATGATCCGGAATTACCCGAAGACGTCGGTCTCATCGACGCCGGGACATCTATCCGTGCCCTGCTGTTCGATCTCTGCCTGGGCGAAACAGGGCCTGACAGGGTCATCGTCGTCGATGCCATCACAGAAAGCGGACGTCGGCCCGGGGAAGTCTTCGAGGTCGATCTGGACCGGATGGACCGGAAAAAGATCCCGTATTTTTCCATGCACCAGTTCCCGACCACAAATTTGCTGAAGGACCTGCGGGACAAAACCGGAACCGACGTGCGGGTTGTGGTGGTTCAGGCCGAGAGCATCCCCGAGGCCATGTATGAAGGGCTCAGCCCGGCGGTCAGAGAATCGTTTTCCGACCTTCTGTCCTTGGTCAAATCCCTGGCCATGCCCCGAGGGTCAGACACTGTCCGATAA
- a CDS encoding S-adenosylhomocysteine deaminase, with protein MPFSDAVFPPPDWSGTLRAEHLWPASPKLPICLDDAAVVCRQGTIVSAGSWPRICSATLPEPIVNVPGHVCPALINAHSHLELSHLRGLVARGQGFEVWVSSLVELNLMNQDSGTLDQAVAEMRDSGVVHVADTCSRQPEPVAEALTRAGLSFHLLMERIGFKDRCPDVETPLPTTAAHAIPSGHALYSTAPTILSAAKAETRARNQPFSIHLAEHPGETELLLSGSGPLRQLLAKRILPSGYAHPGHSPVDHAQRLGLLDAKTLAVHCVHLNDRDIALLVDSGATVCLCPRSNAYIGVGQARWTDLLQTEIPLCMGTDSLASNDDLRLWSEAVFLQSHLENPLGLERLVPMLTAVPARVLGLENLGQVVSGKNAALTRVPDDVLETCQSS; from the coding sequence ATGCCATTTTCGGATGCTGTATTCCCTCCTCCCGACTGGTCCGGCACGCTCCGGGCCGAGCATCTCTGGCCTGCGAGTCCCAAGCTTCCGATATGCTTGGACGATGCCGCTGTGGTCTGCCGACAGGGAACAATCGTTTCGGCAGGGTCATGGCCAAGAATTTGCTCGGCCACCCTGCCGGAACCGATCGTGAACGTCCCTGGCCATGTCTGCCCGGCGCTGATCAACGCCCACTCCCACCTCGAGCTCTCCCACCTGCGTGGCTTGGTGGCCAGGGGTCAGGGATTCGAGGTCTGGGTCTCCTCACTTGTAGAGCTGAATCTCATGAATCAGGATTCAGGGACGCTGGACCAGGCCGTGGCCGAGATGAGAGACAGCGGCGTGGTCCATGTGGCCGACACCTGCTCTCGGCAGCCCGAACCCGTCGCCGAGGCCTTGACCCGGGCCGGCCTGAGTTTTCATCTATTGATGGAGCGAATCGGCTTCAAGGACCGCTGTCCGGACGTCGAGACGCCATTGCCGACAACGGCCGCGCACGCCATCCCGTCCGGACACGCCCTGTATTCCACTGCCCCGACGATCCTCTCTGCAGCCAAGGCCGAGACCCGGGCACGAAATCAGCCCTTCAGCATCCATCTGGCCGAACATCCGGGTGAGACGGAACTTCTTCTTTCCGGCTCAGGACCACTTCGCCAACTCCTGGCCAAGAGGATCCTGCCCTCCGGCTACGCCCATCCGGGACATTCCCCCGTAGACCATGCCCAGCGCCTCGGTCTTCTCGACGCCAAGACCCTTGCCGTGCACTGTGTCCATCTGAACGATCGGGACATCGCTCTTTTGGTTGACTCCGGGGCCACGGTATGCCTCTGTCCCAGGAGCAACGCCTACATCGGAGTCGGTCAGGCCCGATGGACGGATCTGCTGCAGACAGAAATTCCGCTCTGCATGGGGACCGACAGCCTGGCATCCAACGACGATCTTCGGCTCTGGTCCGAGGCCGTGTTCCTCCAGAGCCATCTCGAAAACCCTCTGGGTCTGGAACGGCTCGTACCTATGCTGACCGCCGTTCCGGCCCGAGTCCTCGGCCTGGAAAACCTGGGGCAGGTTGTTTCGGGAAAGAATGCGGCCCTGACCCGGGTCCCGGACGACGTCCTCGAAACCTGCCAGTCGTCGTAA
- a CDS encoding FAD-dependent oxidoreductase yields the protein MSNKNVGAVMVVGGGIAGIQSALDLADAGYFVYLVEKSAGIGGAMAQLDKTFPTNDCAM from the coding sequence ATGTCCAACAAAAACGTGGGCGCAGTAATGGTTGTTGGCGGTGGTATCGCCGGCATCCAGTCTGCACTGGATCTCGCGGATGCGGGGTACTTCGTGTACCTGGTCGAGAAATCGGCTGGCATCGGCGGCGCCATGGCCCAGCTTGATAAGACCTTCCCCACCAACGACTGCGCGATGTGA
- a CDS encoding response regulator transcription factor, whose amino-acid sequence MAKLRALIIHPSPEIRAKTRRLFYTAPEITILGEAVSSFEALELLEHIPYDVFLLGTELEGGVSGLELAQILNQRKQRPGLVFIAQEEQAAFKAFELGALDYLLWPFDGERIKTTIARIRRIVPDRPPVEGSRFSGSDGPFSEEETLHLALKDDDEDRLLSALRHAWDRKGGRPLDIEKLPITQDGRMYLIPYNQIVFVEAYEDYSYVHTTTQKYLTSYRLKNLEERLRAHRFFRVHRKYLVNLDMVTEIASMPGSNFMLRTVGRKKIELPVSRRRIGELKQLLML is encoded by the coding sequence ATGGCCAAGCTCAGAGCGCTCATCATCCATCCTTCGCCCGAAATTCGGGCCAAGACAAGACGACTTTTCTATACGGCCCCGGAAATCACCATCCTCGGAGAGGCCGTTTCGTCCTTCGAAGCCCTGGAGCTCCTTGAACACATTCCCTATGACGTCTTCCTGCTGGGCACCGAACTTGAAGGTGGTGTCAGCGGCCTAGAGTTGGCCCAGATTCTCAACCAACGGAAGCAAAGGCCCGGTCTGGTATTCATAGCCCAAGAAGAACAAGCGGCCTTCAAGGCCTTCGAACTCGGGGCACTGGACTATCTGCTCTGGCCATTTGACGGAGAACGCATCAAGACGACCATTGCCCGGATCAGGAGAATTGTTCCGGACCGCCCTCCTGTTGAAGGATCCAGGTTCTCCGGATCCGACGGGCCGTTCTCCGAGGAGGAGACCCTCCACCTCGCTCTCAAGGACGACGACGAGGACCGCCTACTCTCGGCCCTTCGCCATGCTTGGGACCGCAAGGGTGGGCGCCCTCTGGACATCGAGAAGTTGCCCATCACCCAGGACGGGCGGATGTACCTCATTCCCTACAACCAGATCGTCTTCGTTGAGGCCTATGAGGACTACAGTTACGTCCATACCACGACTCAGAAATACCTGACCTCCTACCGTCTCAAGAATCTCGAGGAACGGCTTCGGGCCCACCGCTTCTTTCGGGTCCACCGTAAATACCTCGTCAACCTGGACATGGTCACCGAAATCGCCTCCATGCCCGGCAGTAATTTCATGCTCAGGACCGTTGGCCGCAAGAAAATCGAACTCCCGGTCAGCCGCCGGCGAATCGGGGAGCTCAAGCAGCTCCTCATGCTCTAG
- a CDS encoding response regulator has protein sequence MNRILVIDDERPTLKMFSLFLRAYGFDMLAAESGREGLEIFEREKPPLVLTDVKMPGMDGLGVLKRIKEISPESEVIVVTGHGDIDLALKTLRLGAADFIAKPIDRTSLEAALSRARERLDLAREKREEIQVQETDHALILNFRGHVNAPSEPFLARAMTRALEANKPLVLFNFNPNISVNGVGMTLLSGAIDRAEQAGKTVRIAGLPGHFRQVFEAVGIASRAEIHDSLDAAMALP, from the coding sequence ATGAACAGAATCCTGGTCATCGACGATGAACGGCCGACGCTGAAGATGTTTTCCCTTTTTCTGCGGGCCTACGGATTCGACATGCTGGCGGCCGAGAGCGGTCGGGAAGGGCTGGAGATCTTCGAGCGGGAAAAGCCCCCTCTGGTGCTGACGGACGTCAAGATGCCCGGAATGGACGGACTGGGCGTACTCAAGCGGATCAAGGAGATTTCTCCGGAGTCCGAGGTCATAGTGGTCACCGGACATGGGGACATTGATCTGGCTTTGAAGACCTTGCGTCTTGGGGCGGCGGATTTCATTGCCAAGCCTATCGATCGCACGAGTCTGGAGGCGGCACTGAGCAGGGCCCGAGAGCGATTGGATTTGGCCCGGGAGAAGCGGGAGGAGATTCAGGTTCAGGAGACGGATCACGCCCTGATCCTTAACTTCCGGGGCCATGTCAATGCGCCGTCGGAGCCTTTTCTCGCTCGGGCTATGACCAGGGCTTTGGAGGCGAACAAACCCCTTGTGCTTTTCAATTTCAATCCAAACATCTCGGTCAACGGCGTTGGCATGACCCTGCTGAGCGGGGCCATCGACCGGGCCGAACAGGCCGGAAAAACGGTTCGAATCGCCGGCCTTCCGGGACATTTCCGCCAGGTTTTCGAGGCCGTGGGCATAGCCTCCAGGGCCGAGATTCACGACAGCCTGGATGCGGCCATGGCCTTGCCCTGA
- a CDS encoding methyl viologen-reducing hydrogenase — protein MAKVKIAEEWLNSCSGCEIAILNIGEVLVDLLVNNLDFVHIPVIMDHKYYGQTGEEQKLDIPEAVVGIISGSVRNEEHKEIAEEMRKKCQLIIALGTCATNGGIPALINMYKDEDMLDFVYRQSPTTDPGPNPTSHIPPLLERCYALDEIIDVDIYLPGCPPHPDWIAAAVLALLDGKTEFAMPERSVCDMCPTKKEGKKGLEDIKRMLKTPDFNPDKPLDEMRCLLEQGFLCLGPVTKAGCGGKGKPPRCLSTRMPCRGCYGPIRKTSKPLIDYMGALASNGFDTSKMLDRRGYLGRFSGAHGVLKRLG, from the coding sequence ATGGCCAAAGTTAAGATAGCGGAAGAATGGTTGAACTCATGCTCAGGCTGTGAGATCGCCATTTTGAACATCGGCGAAGTCCTGGTTGACCTTCTGGTCAACAACCTGGATTTCGTCCACATCCCGGTGATCATGGATCACAAGTATTACGGCCAGACCGGGGAGGAGCAAAAGCTCGACATCCCCGAGGCCGTGGTCGGGATCATCAGCGGAAGCGTCCGCAACGAGGAGCACAAGGAAATCGCCGAGGAAATGCGTAAGAAGTGCCAGCTGATTATCGCTCTGGGCACCTGCGCCACTAACGGCGGCATCCCGGCCCTCATCAACATGTATAAGGACGAGGACATGCTGGATTTCGTTTATCGGCAGTCCCCCACCACCGACCCGGGACCAAACCCCACGTCCCACATCCCACCACTTCTGGAGCGTTGTTACGCCCTGGACGAAATCATCGACGTGGACATCTATCTGCCCGGGTGCCCCCCACACCCCGACTGGATCGCTGCCGCCGTCCTGGCCCTGCTGGACGGCAAGACCGAGTTCGCCATGCCCGAGCGTTCGGTTTGCGACATGTGCCCGACCAAGAAGGAGGGCAAGAAGGGCCTGGAAGACATCAAGAGAATGCTCAAGACCCCGGATTTTAATCCGGACAAACCCCTGGACGAAATGCGCTGCCTTTTGGAGCAGGGATTCCTTTGCCTGGGGCCGGTGACCAAGGCCGGATGCGGCGGCAAGGGCAAGCCACCCCGTTGTCTGAGCACCCGCATGCCCTGTCGCGGCTGCTACGGGCCGATCCGAAAGACGTCCAAGCCTCTTATCGACTACATGGGTGCCCTGGCGTCCAATGGATTCGACACCTCGAAGATGTTGGACCGTCGCGGATACCTGGGGCGTTTTTCAGGGGCTCACGGCGTTCTCAAAAGATTGGGTTAG
- a CDS encoding CoB--CoM heterodisulfide reductase iron-sulfur subunit A family protein, which yields MSEVQKVKGEEGNFTVTVKQNPRYVDMDKCIACGLCAEKCPKKVSDEFNEGLSKRKAAYIPYGQSVPLKYALDGENCIYIQKGKCGACEKHCPTGAIKFDDKETLLEVKVGSIIAAPGFKAFDPVSYDMFDFGHNPDVVTSLQYERILSASGPCMGHLQRPSDSVEPKKVAWLQCVGSRNTNQCANGYCSSVCCMYAIKQAIVSAEHASGDLECTIFYMDMRTHGKEFEKYYELAKEKGIKFVRNRIHTAYPKEGGGVLLEYMGDDGKLTREPFDMFVLSVGLETGPEALQLAETLGIELDAYKFAKTTSFEPVATTRPGIYACGCYQGPKDIPQSVTEASSAAFAAVKTLASERGSLTKAKTFPPEKDLAADEPKIGVFVCSCGINIAGTVDVKKVCEYAETLPNVVYVKNNMFSCSADTQALIAQEIKANDLNRIVIAACTPRTHEPLFQETIREAGLNPYLVEMANIRNQNSWVHQKEPEKATEKAIDQVRMAVAKARLLQPLDALSVQVNQTALVVGGGVAGMTVALGLSKQGFDTVLLEKTSTLGGNALALNKTWKGEEISPYVKELAAKVEATKGIRVYKNAALKTCKGSVGDFVSEIDVAGETRAIKYGAAVICTGAKESKPSEYLYGQDDRVFTHLEFDKELREHGPAIAKAGSTVFIQCVGSREPGRMWCSRVCCTHTMESALEVKKANKDMNVVVLYRDIRTYGAREDLFKACRDQGVIFIRYSLDKKPQVTKRGNDLVITVEDHILKQNVEIRADYLVLASAIEPRDNKSLVELYKCGLNADGFLSEAHPKLRPVDMTVDGMFLAGICHYPKPLDETIAQAQAAVARATLILSKSEMTLDSIKSYPTENCDGCALCVDTCPYGAITLIEYRAEDGRTARKIETNKALCKGCGICEATCPKMGVFVSGFTNIQLEAQLGAVLENI from the coding sequence CTGAGCGAGGTACAGAAGGTCAAAGGCGAGGAAGGGAATTTCACCGTCACAGTGAAGCAGAATCCCCGCTATGTTGACATGGACAAATGTATCGCGTGCGGCCTGTGCGCGGAGAAGTGTCCCAAAAAAGTCAGCGATGAATTCAACGAAGGTCTGAGCAAGCGCAAGGCCGCCTATATCCCGTATGGGCAGTCCGTGCCGCTTAAGTACGCCCTGGATGGAGAAAATTGTATCTACATTCAGAAGGGAAAGTGCGGGGCCTGTGAGAAGCATTGCCCCACTGGGGCCATCAAGTTCGACGACAAGGAAACCCTGCTCGAAGTCAAGGTCGGCTCCATCATTGCCGCTCCGGGTTTCAAAGCCTTCGATCCAGTTTCCTATGACATGTTCGATTTCGGCCACAATCCCGATGTGGTCACAAGTCTGCAGTACGAGCGGATTTTGTCGGCTTCGGGGCCGTGTATGGGCCATCTGCAAAGACCCTCGGACAGCGTTGAGCCCAAAAAAGTGGCTTGGCTACAATGCGTGGGTTCGCGGAACACGAATCAGTGCGCCAACGGCTATTGCAGTAGCGTCTGCTGCATGTACGCCATCAAGCAGGCCATCGTCTCCGCCGAGCACGCCTCTGGCGACCTGGAGTGCACCATCTTCTACATGGACATGCGCACTCACGGTAAGGAATTCGAGAAATACTACGAACTGGCCAAGGAAAAAGGAATCAAGTTCGTCCGCAACCGCATCCATACCGCCTATCCCAAGGAAGGCGGAGGCGTACTCCTGGAGTACATGGGCGATGACGGCAAGCTGACCCGTGAACCCTTCGACATGTTTGTGTTGTCCGTGGGCCTTGAAACCGGCCCCGAGGCACTGCAGCTGGCCGAGACTCTGGGCATCGAACTGGACGCCTACAAGTTTGCCAAGACCACGAGCTTCGAACCGGTGGCCACCACCCGGCCGGGCATCTATGCCTGCGGCTGCTACCAGGGGCCAAAGGACATCCCCCAGTCTGTGACCGAGGCCTCGTCCGCAGCCTTTGCCGCGGTAAAGACCCTGGCTTCCGAGCGGGGATCCCTGACCAAGGCCAAGACCTTCCCCCCAGAAAAAGATCTGGCGGCGGACGAACCCAAGATCGGTGTCTTTGTCTGTTCTTGCGGGATCAACATCGCTGGAACGGTAGATGTGAAGAAAGTCTGTGAATATGCTGAGACGTTGCCTAACGTGGTTTACGTCAAGAACAACATGTTTTCCTGCTCGGCGGACACTCAGGCCCTCATCGCTCAGGAAATCAAGGCCAACGACCTGAACCGGATCGTCATCGCGGCCTGTACGCCCAGGACTCACGAACCCCTGTTCCAGGAAACCATTCGTGAAGCGGGTCTGAACCCCTACCTGGTGGAGATGGCCAACATCCGTAACCAGAATAGCTGGGTCCATCAGAAAGAGCCTGAAAAGGCCACGGAGAAGGCCATCGACCAGGTCCGCATGGCCGTTGCCAAGGCCCGTCTGCTCCAGCCCCTGGACGCCTTGTCGGTTCAAGTCAATCAGACCGCGTTGGTCGTGGGTGGCGGTGTGGCAGGCATGACTGTGGCATTGGGCCTGTCCAAGCAGGGCTTTGACACCGTTCTGCTTGAGAAGACCTCGACCCTGGGTGGAAACGCTTTGGCTTTGAACAAAACATGGAAGGGCGAGGAGATCTCCCCCTATGTGAAGGAATTGGCCGCCAAGGTTGAAGCGACCAAGGGCATCAGGGTCTACAAGAACGCCGCCTTAAAAACCTGCAAGGGTTCGGTGGGCGATTTTGTTAGTGAGATCGACGTAGCCGGGGAAACCAGAGCCATCAAGTATGGTGCAGCAGTCATCTGTACAGGAGCCAAGGAATCCAAGCCCAGCGAGTACCTCTACGGGCAGGATGACCGGGTCTTTACACACCTGGAGTTTGATAAGGAGCTTCGGGAGCACGGGCCGGCCATAGCCAAGGCCGGGAGCACGGTGTTCATTCAGTGCGTGGGCTCCCGCGAGCCGGGACGCATGTGGTGTAGCCGGGTGTGTTGCACGCACACCATGGAATCGGCCTTGGAAGTCAAAAAGGCCAACAAGGATATGAACGTCGTGGTCCTGTACCGAGACATCAGGACCTACGGAGCCCGTGAGGATCTCTTCAAGGCCTGCCGAGACCAGGGCGTCATCTTCATTCGCTACAGCCTGGACAAGAAGCCTCAGGTCACCAAGCGGGGGAACGATCTGGTCATCACGGTCGAGGATCACATCCTGAAGCAGAATGTGGAGATCAGGGCCGACTATCTGGTGTTGGCCTCGGCCATTGAGCCCAGAGACAACAAGTCCTTGGTGGAACTCTACAAATGTGGTCTGAACGCTGACGGGTTCCTTTCAGAGGCACATCCGAAGCTTCGTCCGGTGGACATGACCGTGGATGGCATGTTTCTGGCTGGCATTTGCCACTACCCCAAGCCTCTGGACGAAACCATCGCCCAGGCTCAGGCGGCTGTGGCCAGGGCCACATTGATCTTGTCCAAGTCCGAGATGACCCTCGACTCAATCAAGTCCTACCCCACGGAGAACTGCGATGGGTGCGCTCTGTGCGTGGACACCTGTCCCTATGGGGCAATCACTCTGATCGAGTATCGGGCCGAAGACGGAAGGACGGCCAGAAAGATAGAAACCAACAAGGCCCTGTGCAAGGGGTGTGGTATCTGCGAGGCCACCTGTCCCAAGATGGGCGTTTTTGTCAGCGGCTTCACCAATATTCAGCTCGAAGCCCAGCTTGGAGCGGTCTTGGAGAATATATAG
- a CDS encoding Ni/Fe hydrogenase subunit alpha: MGKTLNIAPVSRIEGHASVTIHLDDSGNVTDARLHVLSLRGFEKFVIGRPVEEVCRIVNRICGICPWQHHLASNKAADGCLNVTLPPAGKKLRELCQMLAYIPDKILHFYFLAAPDFVLGPTSDYASRNVIGVIGAAPDLAKKVVHMRYKGQMMLEKFAGKVIHPIAAVVGGYSKPMSEDERKELLAGVLELKDFCLFTMKFAREDVFPKYLDAVKTLGVFPSGYLGTVRPSDGALELYDGELRLMDQNGKFDQFKYAQYGDFIGEHIEDWSYLKFPYAKKWGPLKLDENDPVGVYRSNCLARINVCDKMATPLAQEELDIFRKNFGRPAHLTLLYNWARLIELVYCCERAEELLNDPEITSREIRAKNIEPKAGEGVGCVEAPRGTLIHHYKTDENGMCSFANLIVGTTHNNAPMNLSVKQAAKAVIKDGKYDQGILNLVEVAIRAYDP; encoded by the coding sequence ATGGGTAAGACCTTAAATATAGCCCCGGTCTCCAGGATTGAAGGTCACGCCAGCGTGACCATCCACCTGGACGATTCGGGGAACGTCACCGACGCAAGGCTTCATGTCTTGTCCTTGCGAGGATTCGAGAAATTCGTCATCGGCCGGCCCGTCGAGGAAGTCTGCCGGATCGTGAACCGCATCTGTGGTATCTGCCCCTGGCAGCACCATCTGGCCTCCAACAAGGCAGCGGACGGCTGTCTGAACGTTACTCTGCCGCCGGCGGGCAAAAAACTCCGGGAACTTTGCCAGATGTTGGCCTACATCCCGGACAAGATCCTGCACTTCTACTTTCTGGCCGCCCCGGACTTCGTTCTTGGACCGACCTCGGACTACGCCAGCCGAAACGTCATCGGCGTGATCGGCGCGGCACCGGATCTGGCCAAGAAGGTCGTGCACATGCGCTACAAGGGCCAGATGATGCTCGAGAAGTTTGCGGGCAAAGTCATCCACCCCATCGCTGCGGTGGTTGGAGGGTATTCCAAGCCCATGAGCGAGGACGAGCGCAAGGAGCTCCTGGCCGGAGTCCTGGAGCTCAAGGACTTCTGCCTGTTCACAATGAAATTCGCCCGCGAAGATGTGTTCCCGAAGTATCTGGACGCGGTGAAAACCTTGGGCGTGTTCCCCTCAGGATATCTGGGTACAGTTCGTCCCTCAGACGGCGCTTTGGAACTCTACGATGGAGAGCTCAGGCTCATGGATCAGAACGGAAAATTTGATCAGTTCAAGTACGCTCAATACGGTGACTTCATTGGTGAGCACATCGAGGACTGGTCGTATCTGAAGTTCCCATACGCCAAGAAATGGGGCCCATTGAAACTCGACGAAAACGATCCGGTCGGCGTCTACCGTTCCAATTGCCTGGCCCGGATCAACGTCTGCGACAAGATGGCCACCCCCTTAGCCCAGGAAGAGCTGGACATTTTCCGAAAGAACTTCGGCCGTCCCGCCCATCTGACCCTTCTCTACAATTGGGCCCGACTCATTGAGTTGGTCTATTGCTGCGAGCGGGCCGAAGAGCTTCTGAACGATCCGGAGATCACCAGCCGAGAAATCAGGGCCAAGAACATTGAGCCTAAGGCCGGAGAAGGCGTGGGCTGCGTTGAGGCTCCTCGGGGGACTTTGATCCACCACTACAAGACCGATGAGAACGGCATGTGCTCCTTTGCTAATCTCATTGTCGGAACGACCCATAACAATGCACCCATGAACCTGTCGGTTAAGCAGGCCGCCAAAGCCGTTATCAAGGACGGCAAGTACGACCAGGGCATCCTAAACTTGGTGGAGGTGGCCATACGTGCCTATGACCCGTGA
- a CDS encoding type I restriction endonuclease subunit R, translating into MHETSLEGTILDYLTGQEIRNSTFEDLRQALARLMTEECGFPKESLKPRTQIRVIVDGQTAEQTIDIAAFKPDGKPLMAVLFCFGKPGTFLRQSVAAARLGPDGPFPLTLVTDTKEFFLTRTADEKEILEGSSEFPSWRTVLAMAAEAPAWPADEIRKQREARILLAYASLSGPCCGDSCSLDEDRP; encoded by the coding sequence ATGCACGAGACTAGCCTTGAGGGCACCATCCTCGACTATCTGACCGGCCAAGAAATTCGAAACTCGACCTTCGAGGACCTCCGTCAGGCCCTGGCCCGGCTCATGACCGAGGAATGCGGCTTTCCCAAGGAGTCCTTGAAGCCAAGAACCCAAATCCGGGTCATCGTCGATGGCCAGACCGCAGAACAGACCATCGACATTGCCGCTTTCAAGCCTGACGGCAAGCCCCTCATGGCCGTACTCTTCTGCTTCGGCAAGCCCGGCACATTTCTCCGTCAAAGCGTGGCCGCGGCCCGTCTGGGCCCCGACGGCCCCTTTCCCCTGACTCTGGTCACGGACACAAAAGAATTCTTTCTGACAAGGACCGCCGACGAAAAGGAAATTCTGGAGGGCTCCTCGGAGTTTCCCTCCTGGAGAACTGTCTTGGCCATGGCCGCCGAAGCTCCGGCCTGGCCCGCGGACGAAATCCGGAAACAGCGCGAGGCCAGGATTCTTCTGGCCTACGCAAGTCTTTCCGGCCCATGCTGCGGCGACTCATGTTCTCTTGACGAGGATAGACCATGA